From Anaerohalosphaera lusitana, one genomic window encodes:
- a CDS encoding DUF721 domain-containing protein has protein sequence MAPASRSDEDKLLRSVSRWKKKKKDRTSPLSQVVRSYMDRNQPVFEKNAEVVEAWRDILPEHFYDHCQLAAIDKGVIRIEVDSGPFMHEMRLLSGELLEHLKSRCPRAKLKKIVLCPRKARQDTEEEK, from the coding sequence TTGGCACCGGCCAGCAGAAGTGACGAAGACAAACTGCTAAGAAGTGTCTCCCGCTGGAAGAAAAAGAAGAAGGATCGAACCAGCCCGCTGAGCCAGGTAGTCAGGTCCTACATGGACCGCAATCAGCCGGTCTTCGAGAAAAACGCGGAGGTCGTCGAGGCGTGGCGGGATATTTTGCCCGAGCATTTTTACGATCACTGTCAACTGGCGGCGATAGACAAAGGAGTTATCAGGATCGAGGTCGACAGCGGCCCATTCATGCACGAAATGCGTCTGCTCAGCGGCGAGCTGCTCGAACATCTCAAGAGCAGATGCCCGCGAGCGAAGCTTAAAAAGATAGTTCTTTGCCCACGCAAGGCAAGACAAGATACAGAAGAGGAAAAATGA
- the dnaN gene encoding DNA polymerase III subunit beta — translation MKVKFNRAALQEALGLVTSVVPSRTPKPILQCVQIKTEVDAVTVCATDLEVGINYQVTQVEIEEQGEIVVPADKLSSIVRESVDEVIAIEESEATVEIKGADSHFTIYGHDADQYPSVPGFEGDAHFTISLGKLQEGIELTVFAAAKESTRYALNGILWEVEGKKLTLVATDGRRLARCAVNLDTVEKDSIPDGRIIVPAKTMNLLDRVGGSADTKVSVRFVDNQIVISCGQVIISSNLVEGNFPKYEDIIPKDYTNSIGLNTDAALSAVRRAALLSNEDSKGIKLALSDNKMTFSSRAPETGDAQVEMTIDYSGGEMEIGFNPAFLIDVLKVIKADDFKLELGDSERPGVIRSGDQFLYIVMPVNL, via the coding sequence ATGAAGGTAAAGTTTAACAGAGCTGCATTGCAGGAAGCTTTGGGCCTGGTCACAAGCGTTGTGCCCAGCCGAACACCGAAACCGATCCTCCAGTGCGTACAGATCAAGACCGAAGTCGACGCGGTAACGGTTTGCGCTACCGATCTGGAAGTTGGCATAAATTACCAGGTAACCCAGGTAGAGATCGAGGAGCAGGGCGAGATAGTTGTGCCCGCCGACAAACTCTCATCGATCGTTCGAGAAAGTGTCGACGAAGTGATCGCCATCGAAGAATCCGAGGCGACCGTCGAGATCAAGGGCGCAGACAGCCACTTTACCATTTACGGCCACGATGCTGACCAGTACCCGAGCGTACCCGGTTTCGAGGGCGACGCCCACTTCACCATCAGTCTCGGCAAGCTCCAGGAAGGCATCGAGCTGACCGTCTTCGCGGCAGCAAAAGAGAGCACCCGCTACGCTCTTAACGGCATACTCTGGGAAGTCGAAGGCAAAAAGCTCACACTCGTTGCGACTGACGGCAGGCGTCTGGCAAGATGTGCGGTCAATCTCGACACCGTCGAAAAAGACAGCATCCCGGACGGCCGGATCATAGTGCCCGCCAAGACGATGAACCTGCTAGACCGCGTAGGCGGAAGCGCCGATACGAAGGTCTCTGTGCGGTTCGTCGACAATCAGATCGTCATATCCTGCGGCCAGGTCATCATCAGCTCGAACCTGGTCGAGGGCAACTTCCCGAAATACGAAGACATTATCCCCAAGGATTACACAAACAGCATAGGCCTGAACACCGACGCCGCCCTGAGCGCGGTGCGGCGTGCGGCTCTTCTGAGCAATGAAGACAGCAAGGGCATCAAGCTCGCTTTGTCTGACAACAAAATGACGTTCTCCAGCCGGGCTCCGGAAACAGGCGATGCCCAGGTAGAAATGACGATCGACTACAGCGGGGGGGAAATGGAAATTGGTTTCAACCCAGCTTTCCTTATCGACGTATTGAAGGTTATAAAGGCGGATGACTTCAAGCTTGAGCTGGGCGATTCGGAAAGACCCGGCGTGATCAGGTCAGGCGATCAGTTCCTGTACATAGTTATGCCCGTAAACCTGTAA
- a CDS encoding sulfatase-like hydrolase/transferase yields the protein MNRREFIRLAGGSVAALGFAGCAATSTSRKSGKGSGSKQPNLVFVFPDQMRGQALGFLDEDPVITPNLDKFASESLVLPQAVSNYPVCSPYRGMLMTGKYPHSNGVLSNCNSNGSLYGYELNKDDRCWSDVLKDKGYSLGYIGKWHLDAPYVPYVHCANNSRKFAWNEWCSPERRHGFDYWYAYGTYDYHNRPLYWSTDAGRNEFHYVDQWGPEHEADKAISFIRNDDGKYRDPDKPFAMVVSMNPPHTPYHLVPEKYKKMYADKTDEQLVNRPNVPPADERWGKYYRKNVRNYFAQVTGVDDQFGRILKELKAQGLDENTIVVFTSDHGNCLGCHSHSTKNVHWEESMRVPFIVRWPGKIKPRHDDLLISSPDIYPTLLEMMGRKRDIPQDVEGTSRADVFLTGQGERPDAQLYIWIPYGQPAYGRRGVRTHRYTLELTKKKGEGITKTILHDNKADPYQLKNIADEKPEVVTQLTEKLNAILARNSDPWLQAG from the coding sequence ATGAACAGACGTGAATTCATCAGGCTCGCTGGCGGCAGTGTAGCAGCTCTAGGCTTTGCAGGCTGCGCAGCAACTTCAACCAGCCGTAAGTCCGGCAAAGGTTCCGGTTCCAAACAGCCAAATCTCGTATTCGTCTTTCCCGACCAGATGCGGGGCCAGGCACTTGGATTCCTGGATGAAGATCCGGTTATCACTCCCAACCTCGACAAATTCGCTAGCGAAAGCCTGGTCCTGCCCCAGGCGGTGAGTAATTATCCGGTCTGCAGCCCATATCGCGGCATGCTGATGACCGGTAAGTATCCGCATTCAAACGGCGTACTGAGCAACTGCAATTCCAACGGCTCGCTGTACGGCTACGAGCTCAACAAGGACGATCGCTGCTGGTCGGACGTCCTCAAGGACAAGGGCTACAGTCTCGGCTACATCGGCAAGTGGCACCTTGATGCTCCATACGTGCCGTACGTACATTGCGCCAACAACAGCCGCAAGTTCGCGTGGAACGAGTGGTGCTCGCCCGAACGCCGGCACGGCTTCGACTACTGGTACGCATACGGCACATACGATTACCACAATCGGCCTCTGTACTGGTCAACCGACGCGGGCCGAAACGAGTTCCATTACGTCGACCAGTGGGGTCCTGAGCACGAAGCGGACAAAGCCATATCCTTCATTCGGAATGACGACGGCAAATACCGCGATCCGGACAAACCTTTCGCGATGGTCGTGTCTATGAACCCGCCGCACACGCCTTACCACCTCGTGCCGGAAAAATACAAGAAAATGTACGCCGACAAGACGGACGAGCAGCTTGTGAACCGACCAAACGTTCCGCCTGCCGACGAACGCTGGGGCAAATATTATCGCAAGAACGTCCGCAACTATTTCGCACAGGTCACCGGTGTCGACGATCAGTTCGGCAGGATCCTCAAAGAGCTCAAGGCACAGGGACTGGACGAGAACACGATCGTAGTCTTTACGTCGGATCACGGCAACTGTCTGGGTTGTCACAGCCACTCTACAAAGAACGTCCACTGGGAAGAATCCATGCGCGTGCCTTTCATCGTCCGCTGGCCAGGCAAGATCAAGCCGCGTCATGATGACCTGCTGATCTCATCGCCAGACATCTACCCGACGCTGCTGGAGATGATGGGCCGTAAGCGGGACATACCGCAAGACGTCGAAGGCACCAGCCGAGCGGACGTCTTCCTCACCGGGCAAGGTGAACGACCCGACGCTCAATTGTACATATGGATACCGTACGGTCAGCCAGCATACGGCCGTCGCGGAGTCAGAACACACCGATACACGCTGGAGCTGACAAAGAAAAAGGGCGAAGGTATCACCAAAACCATCCTGCACGACAACAAAGCCGACCCCTATCAGCTCAAGAACATCGCCGACGAAAAGCCCGAAGTGGTCACTCAGCTCACCGAAAAACTTAATGCGATACTCGCAAGAAACAGTGACCCCTGGCTGCAGGCCGGCTGA
- a CDS encoding phosphoribosylaminoimidazolesuccinocarboxamide synthase translates to MANVILQTDIPGVPVKHGKVRDIYDAGDHLIFVASDRLSAFDVVLKTGIPYKGQVLTQISKFWFDFLSDTIDNHVVSMDVEDFPAPFCNYPDQLRGRSMMVKKTEVLPVECIVRGYLAGSGWKEYQKSRTVCGIELPAGLKQCDKLPEPIFTPSTKAEQGLHDENISFDKAVDIIGEDKANFVRDTSLAIFKKARDYAESKGIILADTKFEFGLIDGKIILIDEVFTPDSSRFWPADKYEPGKNQESFDKQFVRNYLEETDFDKDGPGIELPTDIIEKTSAKYIEAYEKLTGQEFQK, encoded by the coding sequence ATGGCCAATGTAATTTTACAGACCGACATCCCTGGCGTACCGGTAAAGCACGGCAAGGTCCGCGACATCTATGATGCGGGCGATCATCTGATCTTTGTCGCCTCGGACAGGCTCAGCGCATTCGACGTTGTGCTCAAAACCGGCATACCATATAAAGGACAGGTGCTTACACAGATATCGAAGTTCTGGTTCGACTTTCTTTCGGATACTATCGACAACCACGTTGTGTCGATGGACGTCGAAGATTTCCCCGCTCCGTTCTGCAACTACCCCGACCAGCTTCGCGGCAGGTCGATGATGGTCAAAAAGACCGAGGTTCTGCCCGTCGAGTGCATCGTTCGTGGTTATCTGGCTGGTTCCGGCTGGAAGGAATACCAGAAGAGCCGGACGGTATGCGGCATCGAGCTGCCGGCGGGACTCAAACAGTGTGACAAGCTGCCCGAACCGATCTTCACGCCTTCAACCAAGGCTGAGCAGGGTCTGCATGACGAGAACATCTCGTTCGATAAGGCTGTCGATATCATCGGCGAAGACAAGGCCAACTTTGTACGAGACACAAGCCTGGCGATCTTCAAAAAGGCCAGAGATTATGCCGAGTCCAAGGGTATCATCCTTGCGGACACGAAATTCGAGTTCGGCCTGATCGACGGCAAGATCATCCTGATCGATGAAGTATTCACGCCTGATTCGTCACGATTCTGGCCTGCGGATAAGTACGAGCCGGGCAAGAACCAGGAATCGTTCGACAAGCAGTTCGTTCGTAACTATCTCGAAGAGACCGATTTCGACAAGGACGGGCCCGGCATCGAGCTGCCGACGGACATCATCGAAAAGACCTCGGCCAAGTACATCGAAGCATACGAAAAACTGACCGGCCAGGAATTTCAGAAGTAG
- the cdaA gene encoding diadenylate cyclase CdaA, which yields MDAILEYLYQISLQERLVVLLELLLIGIVVYWAVSFLEGTRGERLFRGVLFVLVIGAFVLKVVVERFDLERVAYLYNGVALLAILIIAIAFQPEIRRALIRIGQASFLSSSPQQLTRSVEEIIKAVSQLASTRTGALLVIEQQVGLGEFVETGVRVDSKVSADLLRTIFYPGTALHDMAVVIRGDRIIAARVQLPLAEESASLSGKQIGSRHRAAMGISTSTDAIVIVVSEETGIVSLAINGHLVRNISEAQLRRHLTTAVVETTPIVEKMQEVNKSTSEGSGRES from the coding sequence TTGGACGCGATCCTGGAGTACTTATACCAGATTTCTCTGCAAGAACGCCTTGTAGTGCTCCTGGAGCTGCTGCTCATAGGCATAGTGGTGTATTGGGCTGTCAGCTTTCTTGAAGGCACTCGAGGTGAGCGCTTATTTCGCGGCGTTTTGTTCGTTCTTGTAATAGGGGCGTTCGTTCTTAAGGTTGTCGTCGAGCGTTTCGATCTCGAACGGGTTGCCTACCTTTACAACGGTGTAGCACTTCTTGCAATTCTTATCATAGCGATAGCATTTCAGCCGGAGATCCGGCGCGCGCTTATTCGCATCGGACAGGCGAGTTTTCTTTCCAGTTCCCCGCAGCAGCTTACCCGCAGTGTAGAAGAAATAATCAAAGCAGTCTCTCAGCTTGCTTCGACACGAACAGGCGCCCTGCTGGTTATCGAACAGCAAGTCGGACTCGGCGAGTTCGTCGAGACAGGCGTTCGAGTGGACAGCAAAGTAAGCGCGGATCTTCTCAGAACGATTTTTTATCCGGGGACCGCGCTGCATGACATGGCGGTCGTGATCCGGGGAGACAGGATCATTGCTGCGAGAGTACAGTTGCCGCTAGCCGAAGAGTCGGCCAGTCTGAGCGGTAAACAGATCGGTTCCAGGCACAGGGCGGCAATGGGCATAAGCACGAGTACGGACGCGATCGTGATAGTTGTCAGCGAAGAGACAGGCATAGTTTCGCTTGCGATAAACGGGCACCTGGTAAGGAACATTTCAGAGGCACAACTGAGACGGCATCTTACCACTGCTGTGGTTGAGACCACACCCATTGTCGAGAAGATGCAGGAAGTGAACAAGAGTACATCCGAAGGATCGGGCAGGGAGAGCTGA
- the der gene encoding ribosome biogenesis GTPase Der translates to MALPVVTIVGRPNVGKSSLLNSLAGEMISIVESTAGVTRDRVSTLVELNGRYVELVDTGGYGIVDEGELTRHVEEQINNAVAMADVVLFVVDIRDGIMPLDQDIAQMLRKHDLDVILVANKADSPKQLGSAGEFQRLGFGEAIPISATNFVNRAELLEKVSDNLSHMPVELPKRERVRIAVVGKRNAGKSTFINSVVGETRVIASDIPGTTRDAVDVIFDYKGEKFCLIDTAGVRKKRKMSNSIEYYSYTRAARSIKRADVVLFMVDSTLPLSQPDKKLAAMINEEYKACILVINKWDLANDAADPDDYLDYVDKMLPGMRHCPIAFTTATTGENLENVLHLTTEVFQQASTEVPTPKLNKAIETISEARIGGSKRGIPKIYYATQVAVRPVSLLLFVNDPGLFNNTFKRFAINKLREMLDLEEVPIRLMFRRRH, encoded by the coding sequence GTGGCATTACCAGTAGTTACAATCGTAGGCAGGCCCAACGTGGGCAAGAGCAGTCTGCTGAACTCACTGGCGGGTGAGATGATCAGTATCGTCGAATCGACAGCGGGCGTTACGCGCGACCGCGTATCTACCCTGGTCGAGCTCAACGGCAGATACGTCGAGCTGGTCGACACCGGCGGATACGGCATCGTAGACGAAGGCGAGCTGACCAGACATGTCGAGGAGCAGATCAACAACGCGGTCGCAATGGCGGACGTCGTGCTGTTCGTGGTCGATATCCGCGACGGCATCATGCCGCTCGATCAGGACATCGCGCAGATGCTCCGCAAGCATGATCTCGACGTCATTCTCGTCGCCAACAAGGCCGACAGCCCTAAGCAGCTCGGCAGCGCTGGCGAGTTCCAACGTCTAGGCTTCGGCGAAGCAATTCCGATCTCCGCAACCAATTTCGTAAACCGCGCAGAGCTGCTCGAAAAAGTATCAGACAATCTCTCGCACATGCCGGTTGAGCTGCCCAAGCGCGAACGCGTCCGCATCGCCGTCGTCGGCAAGCGTAATGCGGGCAAAAGCACGTTCATAAATTCCGTCGTGGGCGAGACCCGAGTCATTGCTTCCGACATCCCCGGCACCACCCGCGACGCGGTCGACGTGATCTTCGATTACAAGGGCGAGAAATTCTGCCTTATCGACACCGCGGGCGTTCGCAAGAAACGCAAGATGTCCAACAGCATCGAATATTACAGCTACACCCGCGCCGCTCGCAGCATCAAGCGGGCCGACGTGGTGCTGTTCATGGTCGACTCGACTCTGCCTCTGTCCCAGCCGGACAAGAAGCTTGCCGCCATGATCAACGAAGAATACAAAGCCTGCATTCTTGTCATCAACAAATGGGACCTCGCCAACGATGCGGCCGATCCGGACGACTACCTGGACTATGTCGACAAGATGCTGCCCGGCATGCGCCACTGCCCCATCGCTTTCACCACCGCGACGACCGGCGAAAATCTCGAAAACGTTCTGCACCTGACGACAGAAGTCTTCCAGCAGGCCTCGACCGAGGTCCCCACGCCAAAGCTCAACAAAGCGATCGAAACGATATCCGAGGCCCGCATCGGCGGTTCTAAACGCGGCATCCCGAAGATATATTACGCTACGCAGGTCGCGGTCCGGCCCGTCTCGCTGCTGCTGTTCGTAAACGACCCGGGTCTGTTCAACAATACGTTCAAGCGGTTTGCGATAAACAAACTTCGCGAGATGCTCGACCTCGAAGAGGTGCCCATAAGACTGATGTTCCGCCGAAGACATTAA
- the abc-f gene encoding ribosomal protection-like ABC-F family protein codes for MPIIKLTDIHKSFDRNPLFYGLKAQFYPGEKVGLVGPNGCGKTTLFKMILSEVDPDVGEVSVRKGLKIGYLPQEPIFCGDNTVLQEMHAGLADLFKTQKKIETLASRLGELSGDELEEAMAEYDRLSHLFERNGGYTYEARIRSILHGVGLEEPLYNAKTSTLSGGQLSRLGLAKVLLSETDMLLLDEPTNHLDLQATVWLEKYLRSYNGGAIIISHDRYLLDKVTEKIAEVDQGKCTIWRGNYSQFVENRRLERDQQQKQYESRVKMIEQTRDFIARNKNQEGMRGTARGRAKRLERMLDSDPDFLSKPTEKKTMKLSFADATSQSSLVLRCEGVCKSFGDICLFKHMTFDLLAGDRLGVTGPNGTGKSTFLKLALGREKSTDGRIRMGKFLTVGYLDQQGQELNQNTNVLDEARSAKPELSTEVVRGKLGAFLFTGDDVFKQVSELSGGQQNRLMLFKVMLAEPDVLVLDEPTNHLDIDSKEVLENALRDYNGTIIVVSHDRYFIDRVVDKLLVIGANDLGEKELGNYELVEGEGPLYSKYAEQVEKRQAEALAKARAKDDSGSKKARRSGSATSKPKPKTPPELRKFNKYSVEELEDFILEMEENIEKLQEKFGNEDLYKDPSAVTDLHAEVDKHKEELDILYKAYEFRTG; via the coding sequence ATGCCCATAATAAAACTGACCGACATTCATAAGTCTTTTGACCGAAACCCGCTGTTTTACGGGCTCAAGGCGCAGTTTTATCCGGGCGAAAAGGTCGGCCTGGTCGGTCCCAACGGCTGCGGCAAGACCACGCTGTTCAAAATGATCCTCTCCGAAGTCGACCCCGATGTAGGCGAAGTATCCGTCCGAAAGGGGCTGAAAATCGGCTATCTGCCCCAGGAACCCATCTTCTGCGGCGACAATACCGTCCTGCAGGAGATGCACGCAGGCCTTGCGGATCTGTTCAAGACCCAGAAAAAGATCGAGACGCTCGCCTCCCGCCTGGGTGAACTATCAGGCGACGAACTTGAAGAGGCGATGGCAGAATACGACCGCCTGAGTCATCTTTTCGAACGCAACGGCGGCTACACATACGAGGCCCGCATAAGGTCCATCCTACACGGCGTGGGACTCGAAGAGCCGCTTTACAATGCCAAAACCTCGACTCTCAGCGGCGGTCAGCTATCCCGGCTGGGTCTTGCGAAGGTACTGCTCAGCGAAACGGACATGCTTCTGCTAGACGAACCCACCAACCATCTCGACCTGCAGGCCACCGTCTGGCTTGAAAAATACCTCCGCAGCTACAACGGCGGCGCCATCATCATAAGCCATGACCGCTATCTGCTCGATAAGGTCACCGAAAAGATCGCCGAGGTCGATCAGGGCAAGTGCACGATCTGGCGCGGAAACTACAGCCAGTTTGTCGAAAACCGCCGGCTCGAACGAGATCAGCAGCAAAAACAGTATGAATCCCGCGTCAAGATGATCGAACAGACACGCGATTTCATCGCCCGCAACAAGAATCAGGAAGGCATGCGGGGCACCGCCCGAGGCAGGGCCAAACGCCTGGAAAGAATGCTCGACAGCGACCCGGATTTCCTGAGCAAGCCCACTGAAAAGAAAACCATGAAGCTCTCTTTCGCCGATGCGACAAGCCAGAGCTCACTCGTCCTCCGCTGTGAGGGCGTCTGTAAGTCCTTTGGGGACATATGTTTATTCAAGCATATGACCTTTGACCTTCTAGCAGGCGACAGGCTGGGCGTGACCGGACCCAACGGCACCGGAAAAAGCACGTTCCTCAAACTCGCCCTCGGCCGGGAAAAGTCTACCGACGGCCGGATCCGCATGGGAAAATTCCTCACTGTCGGCTACCTCGACCAGCAGGGCCAGGAACTCAATCAGAACACCAACGTACTTGACGAGGCCCGCTCAGCAAAACCAGAACTGAGCACCGAAGTAGTCCGCGGCAAGCTCGGCGCGTTCCTTTTCACAGGCGACGACGTCTTTAAGCAGGTATCAGAGCTCAGCGGGGGCCAGCAGAACCGCCTGATGCTCTTTAAGGTTATGCTCGCAGAACCGGATGTGCTCGTGCTCGACGAGCCGACCAACCACCTCGACATCGACAGCAAAGAGGTACTGGAAAATGCACTTCGCGATTACAACGGCACGATAATCGTGGTCAGTCACGACCGATACTTCATCGACCGCGTTGTGGACAAACTGCTGGTTATCGGAGCTAACGACTTGGGAGAAAAGGAGTTAGGCAATTATGAGCTCGTGGAAGGCGAGGGCCCGCTCTACAGCAAATATGCCGAGCAGGTGGAAAAAAGACAGGCGGAAGCGCTGGCAAAGGCACGGGCAAAGGATGACTCAGGCTCGAAAAAGGCCCGCAGATCCGGGTCCGCCACCAGTAAACCCAAGCCGAAAACACCACCGGAACTGCGAAAGTTCAACAAATACAGCGTCGAAGAACTTGAAGATTTCATCCTGGAAATGGAAGAAAACATAGAGAAACTGCAAGAAAAGTTCGGAAATGAGGACCTTTATAAGGACCCCTCCGCCGTCACGGACCTGCACGCAGAGGTGGACAAACACAAAGAGGAACTGGATATCCTCTATAAAGCTTACGAGTTCAGGACGGGCTGA
- a CDS encoding helix-turn-helix transcriptional regulator codes for MKLARITRIVQILTYLQSGQKYSVDQLADLMGVSRRTIFRDLNQLEAIGIPFRFDSEVHGYTLDPEFFLPSIDLNLQEALSLLMLVQKGRSHLPLPFKNSALLAGIKIENNLPAEIKSYCNSSLENISIRPHNHAPMDQLDSVFAAIQRAIKAKRKLKMAYFSLYDGGDIELEFSPYHIFYNHRAWYVVGYSSIHDETRTFKLNRIKQLSVLKKRFIDGDKFDIAEYFGRAWSMIREGKVYNVTLRFSPRVARNVSEVRWHVTQQHSFNEDGSLTANFRVDGLNEIKWWILGYGDQVEVIKPAKLRKEVARAGAKIAKLNSDPKS; via the coding sequence ATGAAGCTTGCTCGCATAACCAGGATCGTCCAGATACTGACCTATCTCCAGTCAGGCCAGAAATACTCCGTCGACCAGCTCGCCGATCTGATGGGCGTCAGCCGCCGCACGATCTTCCGCGACCTGAACCAGCTCGAAGCTATCGGCATCCCGTTCCGTTTCGACAGCGAAGTCCACGGCTACACACTCGATCCCGAATTTTTCCTGCCCTCGATCGATCTGAACCTGCAGGAGGCACTAAGCCTGCTAATGCTCGTCCAGAAGGGGCGATCCCACCTGCCGCTGCCGTTCAAAAATTCCGCACTGCTGGCGGGCATCAAGATCGAGAACAACCTGCCTGCCGAGATAAAAAGCTACTGCAACTCTTCACTCGAAAATATCTCGATACGGCCGCATAACCATGCGCCAATGGATCAGCTCGACAGTGTATTTGCAGCCATCCAGAGGGCGATAAAGGCTAAAAGAAAGCTGAAAATGGCGTATTTCTCGCTTTACGACGGCGGCGATATAGAACTCGAATTCAGTCCGTATCACATATTCTACAACCATCGTGCCTGGTACGTCGTAGGCTATTCCAGCATCCACGACGAGACCCGCACTTTCAAACTGAACAGGATAAAACAGCTCTCAGTATTGAAAAAGCGGTTCATCGATGGCGATAAATTTGATATTGCTGAATATTTCGGCCGGGCCTGGTCTATGATTCGCGAAGGTAAAGTGTATAATGTCACACTGCGTTTCAGTCCGCGAGTGGCTCGCAACGTCTCCGAGGTCCGCTGGCACGTCACCCAGCAGCACAGTTTCAACGAGGACGGCAGCCTGACTGCGAACTTCCGCGTGGACGGCCTGAACGAGATAAAATGGTGGATTCTCGGCTACGGCGACCAGGTCGAGGTCATAAAACCGGCCAAACTGAGAAAAGAAGTAGCCCGCGCAGGTGCAAAAATCGCCAAGCTCAACAGCGACCCGAAATCCTAA
- a CDS encoding carbon starvation protein A: protein METLLLMLICGAGYLLAYNTYGRFLARKIFKLNADRKAPSVELADGTDYVPTRRGIIFGHHYTSIAGTGPIVGPAIGIIWGWLPALLWVTLGCIFMGAVHDFGSLVVSMRNEGKSISEVAAKYINKRVRLIFFTVVFLTLLIVIAIFGVVIAAVFTRFPSAVIPVWLQIPIAMALGFAIYRKNLKVFLSTAVAVVLMYACIWLGSINEVVITKPILGIPSTGVWVIILLIYAWIASTLPVTVLLQPRDYINAWQLFIAMALLIGGVFFSTFSTDGLPIVAPAINTNLPADTPSIWPFMFVIIACGAISGFHSLVASGTSPKQVAKEPDSLFVGYGSMLLEGALAVLVIICIAAGVGMALPLEDGTILSGQSAWQHFYSSWIGAKGLGDKLAPVVRGAANMMTSIGLPETVGITLMGVFIASFAGTTLDTAVRLQRYITAELATDMKIPGLANKWIATTFAVLTAAALAFATGADGTGAMVLWPLFGTANQLLAVLALFVVTMYLRKKGGKKWLVTGLPCAAMLIVTGWAMVLNELSFIESKNWLLVAIGGLILALAAWMTVETVIAFVKGSPTAADSARRQEVA, encoded by the coding sequence ATGGAAACGCTGCTGTTAATGCTTATCTGCGGGGCCGGTTATCTGCTGGCCTACAACACCTACGGCCGATTCCTCGCTCGCAAAATATTCAAACTCAACGCGGACCGCAAGGCTCCCTCCGTCGAACTGGCCGACGGCACGGACTACGTCCCCACCCGCCGAGGCATCATCTTCGGCCATCACTACACCAGCATCGCCGGTACCGGGCCTATCGTGGGACCGGCTATCGGCATCATCTGGGGCTGGCTTCCCGCACTGCTCTGGGTCACGCTCGGCTGTATCTTCATGGGCGCGGTGCATGACTTCGGCTCGCTGGTCGTCTCCATGCGAAACGAGGGCAAGAGCATCTCCGAAGTCGCAGCCAAATACATCAACAAACGCGTCCGCCTTATTTTCTTCACGGTCGTTTTTCTCACCCTGCTGATCGTCATCGCCATCTTCGGCGTCGTCATCGCTGCTGTCTTCACGCGTTTCCCAAGCGCGGTCATCCCCGTCTGGCTGCAGATCCCGATCGCGATGGCACTGGGCTTCGCGATCTACCGAAAAAATCTTAAAGTCTTCCTGTCCACCGCTGTTGCCGTCGTGCTGATGTATGCCTGTATCTGGCTCGGCAGCATTAACGAAGTCGTCATAACCAAACCCATCCTCGGCATACCCTCGACCGGAGTGTGGGTCATCATCCTGCTGATATATGCATGGATCGCATCGACTCTGCCGGTCACGGTCCTGCTCCAGCCGCGGGACTACATAAACGCCTGGCAGCTCTTCATCGCGATGGCGCTGCTGATCGGCGGCGTTTTCTTCTCCACCTTTTCCACCGACGGCCTGCCCATAGTCGCCCCGGCGATAAATACAAACCTGCCCGCCGACACACCCTCTATCTGGCCCTTCATGTTCGTCATCATCGCATGCGGCGCGATCAGCGGCTTCCACAGTCTCGTCGCTTCCGGCACCAGTCCCAAGCAGGTCGCCAAAGAACCCGACAGCCTGTTCGTCGGCTACGGCTCGATGCTGCTTGAAGGAGCACTTGCGGTGCTGGTCATTATCTGCATCGCCGCAGGCGTGGGCATGGCTCTGCCGCTCGAAGACGGCACCATACTCAGCGGCCAGTCGGCATGGCAGCACTTCTACTCGTCCTGGATCGGCGCAAAGGGTCTCGGCGATAAGCTCGCACCCGTCGTCCGCGGCGCAGCGAACATGATGACCAGCATAGGCCTGCCAGAAACGGTCGGCATCACGCTGATGGGAGTTTTTATCGCATCTTTCGCCGGCACGACTCTCGATACCGCGGTCCGTCTGCAGCGATATATTACCGCAGAGCTTGCAACGGATATGAAGATCCCCGGCCTTGCGAATAAATGGATCGCCACGACGTTCGCGGTACTGACCGCTGCGGCCCTTGCGTTCGCGACCGGTGCGGACGGCACAGGAGCGATGGTCCTATGGCCGCTTTTCGGCACCGCAAATCAACTGCTCGCGGTCCTCGCTCTGTTCGTGGTCACGATGTACCTGCGTAAAAAGGGCGGTAAGAAATGGCTCGTCACGGGCCTGCCCTGTGCCGCAATGCTAATAGTCACAGGCTGGGCAATGGTCCTCAACGAACTGTCGTTTATTGAAAGCAAAAACTGGCTGCTTGTGGCGATCGGCGGATTGATACTGGCGCTGGCGGCGTGGATGACAGTTGAGACTGTTATCGCATTCGTGAAAGGCTCACCTACTGCTGCTGATTCTGCTCGCCGACAGGAAGTAGCCTGA